The Acidobacteriota bacterium genome segment GTGTTGCGCAACCTCTGCTTCCGCATTCACGAAGAGCAACCGGCACGGTGGAACGGACTCGTCGAGCACGTTGGGAGCCTCTTCGGGGCGGAGCTCGATCCGCCGCGCTACGTCCCCGAGCGCGGCGAGATAGTGATGGGCTACCGCGAGCAGGGAGCGCGGCTCGACCTGTCGTCATCCGGGCGGGGCCTGCAGCAGACGCTGCTCCTGCTGGCGTACATGTACGCGAATCCGGGCGCCGTCCTGCTTCTGGACGAGCCGGACGCGCACCTGGAGATCCTGCGCCAGCGCCAGATCTACCGGCTGCTCACGGACGTCGCGGCCGAGAGCGGCAGTCAGATCATCGCCGCCAGTCATTCCGAGGTGCTGCTGAACGAGGCCGCCGGGCGGGACGTGGTCGTGGCGTTCGTCGGCCCGCCGCATCGCATCGACGATCGCGGCAGCCAGGTCCTGAAGGCGCTTCGCGACATCGGGTTCGACCAGTACTACCAGGCGGAACAGACCGGCTGGGTGTTGTACCTCGAAGGCTCCACCGACCTGTCGATCCTGCGCGCCTTCGCCCGGCGACTGGGACACGAACGCGCCCTCCGGGTGCTGGAGCGGCCGTTCGTGCACTACGTCGGGAACCTGCCCACGGCCGTGCAGAGCCACTACCACGGCCTGCGCGAGGCGCTCCCCGCGCTCCGCGGCGTTGCCATCTTCGATCGTCTCGAAGGGGTCCCTCGGGACATCGCGCCGGTCGACTGCCTGATGTGGAAACGCCGCGAAATCGAGAACTACGTCTGCTCGCGCGCCACGCTGGAATCGTACGCGAGCACGTCAACTCCGGAAGAGGCCGAGGGCCCGCTCTTCACGGCGGCGGAAGCGGAGCGGCGCCTGGGCGTGATGCGCACGGCCATCGACGAGATCCGGTCGGCGCTGGACACGCTGGGCAAGGGCTCACCCTGGCACCCGGACACCAAGACCAGCGACGAGTTCCTGACCCCCCTCTTCGAAACCTACTTCTCCAGGCTCGGCTTGCCGAATCTGATGGCGAAGAAGAACTTCCACGTGTTGGCCGAGTACGTGCCGGACGACGAGATCGACTCCGAGATCGGCGACAAGCTGGACGCCATCGCGCGCGTCGCCGAGAGCGCGACGCCCGCCGGATAGCCGCGCGACCTCCTCTCGAACAACGAAGGGCGTAGCCGGTCCCGCCCGTGCGCCGGGACATGAGCCTGGATGTCGCGGCCGGCCCGAGAGACCGGCCGCGACATGCCTGTCGACTCAGCGCGACGCGTTCGCCGTCACTGCCCCGCGCCGCTGCCGTACACCTCGTCCGTCACCGGCTCGAGCCACTCGATGGTCAGGTGCTCGCCGGCCTCGTTCGGGAACGTGATCGAGACGTGCGTCAGCGCCTCGCCGGGGATCGCACCGTGCCAGTGGCGGACGCCGCGGGGCAGGTGCGCGGTCTCGTGCAGGCCGATGTCCCGGACCGGCTGGCCCTCGACCTGGTAGCGCAGGCCGCCCTCCTTGACGAACAGCAACTGCTCGCTGTGCGTGTGCCAATGCGTCCGGGCGCCGGCCTCGAAGCCGCGCGACGACACGCGGACGTCCCCCGCATCGAGCCGGAAGGAGGTCCCGGTGAAGGGATTCTCCTGGCCGGACGCCGTCGGCTGGCCGATCCAGACGACCGCGACCGTCGCGACGACTCCCACCAACAGCCCGACGCGCAACCGTTCCCGCAGCTTCCAGCTCATGCCAGTCTCCTCTCGCGCCCGGCGCGGGTCGATCACCGTCCGTCCCGCGAGCCCGAGCGCAGCGTTCCGCTATCTGACCGCGAACCGGCGTTCGGAGTCAACGCCGGAAACCGGAGCCCCTCGGACTCCCACGGCTGCTGCCCTACGCCCCGCGGTCGTGCTAAGACTGAGCGCGTACGACCATGCGGATCCTTCACGTCGCGGATCGGCTGAGCGGCCGCGGGGGCGCCGACCTGGCCCTGCTCGGGCTGCTCGACGCGCTGTCGGACGACCACGACCTGCATCTCGCCGCAGGCCGCGACGACGGGAACGTGTCCCCGCCCTGCCCGCTGAGCATCGTGCCGGGACTCGACTCCAGAACTCGCGCCGAGGCCGCACTCGACTCCGTTCTGGCGCGGGTGCGCCCCGACCTGGTGCACGTGCACAACGTGGTCAACCCCGCGGTGCTGGAATGGGCTTCGCGCGTGGATGCGCTCATGACGGTCCAGGACCACCGCTTCTTCTGCCCCGGACGCGGGAAGTGGACCCTGGACGGCCGCGTCTGCGGCGACCCGATGCGGCGCGAGGTCTGCGTCGGCTGCTTCGACGACTCGACGTATTTCGAAGAGACCCTCCGGCTCACGGCGGACCGCCTGGAGCCCTTGAAGCGGATGCGGCTGACCGTGCTGTCGGCCTATATGCGGTGCGAATTGATCCGGGTGGGCGTTCCGGCGGACCGGATCACGGTGGTCCCACCCGTCGCGTACGGCCTGGACCTTGCCGCGCGGGCCGACGGTCCGCCGTGCGTCCTCTTCGTGGGGCGGGCAGTCGAGGCCAAGGGCATCGGCGACGCGATCGAGGCCTGGCGGCGCTCACGGTCTGTCCTGCCCTTCGTCGTCGCCGGCACCGGGCCGTTGCGTCAGGAGATCGAGACCGCGGGCATCGAGGTGCTCGGCTGGCTCGACCGCCGGCGCCTCTGCGCGGCGTACCGGCGCGCCGCGGTGGTGGTGCTGCCCTCTCGCTGGCAGGAGCCGTTCGGCATCGTCGGGCTGGAGGCCCTGACTCTCGGTACGGCGGTCGCCGCGTGGGACAGCGGCGGGGTGCGCGAGTGGCACCCGGGAGGCGAGTTGCTGGCGCCCTGGGGCGACGTCGACGCGCTGGCCCGGGCCATCCGTGTCGGACCCGGCTGCCGCGTCGATTCCCCGCGCGGGTTCGAGCGCGACCTCCTCATCCGCAGGATGGAAGCCGTGTACGCGGCGAACTGAGGACCGCGCGCCCGGATCGCTCCGCTGCCCGCCCCGAACACCCTTGTCCCACTCGGCGCCGCAAAAACGGACTGCGCGTCGACGGAACGGGTGTATAAAGGCGTCGAGACGCTGCACGGCGCGTACGCGGCTCGTGCGCGGACGAGGCGAGCGGGAGGTCACGACCATGCGCGCACCGGATCGACGTCGCCCCACCGTTCGCGGTTGGAGCCTGGGAGTCTCCTTCGGCGCAGTTGTCGCCCTCGCGTTCGTTCCCGCGACGGTCGCGGGCCAACAACAGCAGCAACGGCGTACCCCGGCCGGCTACACCGCCGAACAGGCGGATGCGGGCTTCGAGGCGTACCAGCAGCGCTGCGCCGTGTGTCACGGCGCGAACCTGGACGACGGCCCGTTCGCACCGCCGCTGCGGGGCGCCGTCTTCCGCGAGACATGGCTGCCCCGCTCGGTGGAGGCGCTGTTCCGGCTGACCGCCGAGACCATGCCGCAGGACCTGCCGGGCACCCTCGACGACTATACGGTGACCGAACTCGTCGCCCTGATGCTGCAGGAGAACGGCGTGGAGCCGGGCGCCGCGGCCCTGCCGTCCGATCCCACCCTGATGGCCGGCCTGTCGCCGGGATGGAGCTCGTTGGGCGGTGGCCTCTCGCCGGGCGCGTCCCTGCCACCGTGGCCGGCCCCGTGGAACCCCCTGGACACCATGCAGCCGGTCACCGACGAGATGCTGCACGATCCGCCGGCCGAGGACTGGCTGCTGTGGCGGCGCACCTATGGCGCCTACGGCTTCAGCCCGCTGGATCGGATCGACAAGAAGAACGTGGCTGACCTGCGCGTCGCCTGGTCGTGGGCGCTGCCGCAGGGCCCGAACGAGTCGACGCCCATCGTGCACGACGGCGTGCTGTTCGTGCACGGCTACGGCGATCGGGTCCAGGCGCTCAACGCCGCCAACGGCGACTTCCTCTGGCAGTACACCCGGCGCCTGCCCCGCGACGTCTCCCCGAGCCTGAAGCGCGGGATGTCGATCCACGGCGACCGCCTCTTCGTCCCGACCTCCGACGCTCACGTCGTGGCGCTCGACGCGAAGACGGGCAACGTCGTCTGGGATACGCAGGTCGGCGACCTCGACGCCGGTCTGCGGATGACCGGCGGGACGCTGGTGGCGCGCGGGAAGGTGATGGTCGGCACCATGGGGCGGCACGCGGGCGGCAACTACGTCGTGGCCCTCGACGTCGAGACCGGCGAGGAGGCGTGGCGCTTCGGAACCATACCGGCGCCGGACGATCCCGGCGGACACACCTGGAACGGCATCCCCCATGTCGAGCGCAACGGCGCCTCGGTGTGGATCCCCGGCAGCTACGACCCGGTCAGCAACCTGGCGTTCTTCGGCACCGGCAACACCTACGACACCGCGCCGCTGCGCGATCCGACAGGACCGCCCGGCACCAACAACGACGGGCTGTACCTCGACGCGACACTGGCCCTGAATCCCGACACGGGAGAACTCGCCTGGCACTTCCAGCACCAGGCCAACGGGCAGTGGGATCTCGACTGGGCGTTCGAGCGGCAGATCGCGGAGCTGCCTTTCGGCGGCGAATCGAAGAGTGTCGTCGTCACCATCGGCAAGCAGGCGATCTTCGACTTCGTGGAGACGGCGACCGGCGAGTACGTCTCGTCCATCGACCTGGGCCTGCAGACCGGCATCACCTACATCGACCCGGTCACCGGCCGCAAGACGCAGGATCCGACCCTGATTCCGGGCGACGGCGAGACCAAGCGGCTCTGCCCGCACGTCGGGGGCGGCCGGAGCTGGCAGCCGACCGCCTACGACCCGGGCACGCACATCGCGTACATTCCGATCATCGAGGCGTGCATGGACCTGGTGCCCGTCGGCGAAGGCGAACGCGGCAGCCTGACCACCGGCGTCCGCTGGACGGTCCGGCCGCGGCCGGAGAGCGACGGGCGGTACGGACGGCTGGAAGCCATCGACCTGGCGACCGGGGAGACCGCGTGGATTTCGCGCCAGCGCGCGCCGCAGACCACCGCCGCGCTTGCCACCGCTGGCGGCCTGGTCTTCGCCGGCTCGCTCGACCGGCGCATCAGCGCCTACGACGCCGCCACCGGCGACCGGCTCTGGGCGACGCGGCTAACCGAAGTGCCGAACGCCCCCCCGATCACCTACGCAGTGGACGGGCGGCAGTACGTCGCCGTCATCGTCGGCAGCGGCGGTTACCTCACGCGCGCCTACTCGATGCTGGCCCCGGAGATCCGGAACCCGCCGGACCGCGCCGCGGCGCTGTTCGTGTTCGCACTCCCGGATGATGACGCCACGGTCTCGAACGCACCGTAGCCGATACACTGTACCAATCACACGCGAACGAAGGAGAAGCAGCATGCGGAACCTGAGAATCGCCCTCATCGCCATCGTCGTCGGTCTGCCCTTCGCGCTAGGGGGGTGCGCCGCCGAGACTCCCGCCCCGGCCGCGGAGGAAGCGGCCGTCGACGCCGCCGGTCCGCGCGATCCCTTCGTGGGAACGTACGAGCTCATCGGACGCAACGTGAAGGACGAGAACGGCGAGTACGTCCCGGTGGAGGACTTCAACTCGCTCGGCTACATCACCTACAGCGACCGGGGGTACATGGCCGTCAACGTCATGCCTCTGGACCGCGAGCCCTTCGCCGACGGCAGCAACCCGACGCCGGAGGAGGTGCAGGTGGCGCTGCAGGGCTACACCGGGTACTACGGCCCCTTCTCCGTCCACGAGGACGAGGACGGCGGGTACCTGATCCACCACCGCACCGGGCAGATCAACCCCGGCGGCGAGGTGGACGCCAAGCGCTACTACGACCTCGTGGACGACAAGCTCATCCTCACCCCCGCGTCCGACACCGGGATGAAGCACGACGCCAACCGCCAGGTCGTGTGGCAGCGGCTGCCGGACGTGGAGCTGTCGGAGGAGGCGCAGCGTTTCCTCGGACACCGCGAGCTCCTGTACACCACCCGATACACGGTGCAGGACGGGGAGCCGGTCGAGGACGGCGAGCGGAACGAGAGCCGCGCCGGGTCGGTCATTCTCTACACGCCGACCGGCCATATGATGGTGCACCTGATGGCGCGCGAGGGTCGCACCCCGTACGCGGGCGACACCCCGACCCCGGAAGAGTCCATGGCCGCCTACCGGACCTATGGCGGGTACTTCGGACGCTTCACCGTCCATGAGGACGCCGACCCGATATACGTCGTCCACCACCAGGAGGGCAGGTCACGGCCGACCACCGGGGTGACCGACGCCGAGCGGCTCTACCAGTTGGACGGCGACGTCCTGCGACTGGGCGGCCGGCCGAGCGAGAACGAGGACGGCGACCTCGCGGGCGGACACCTCTACTGGGAGCTGATGCCGCACCGGGAGGAGTAGACGGGCCGGCGCGGAACTGAAACGCCACGCACCCGCCCTGATCCGATCGTCGCCGAAGATGCGGAACGCGCAATGGACTGCCGTCCTCCTGCTGGCGGCACTCCTGCCGTCAGGGATCGGGTGGGCGTCGGAAGGGCGCGGCGCGCACCAGGGCGGCGACCCGCGGAAACCGGTCGAGGAGCGGACGGACGCGCCGGTCGAGGAGCTGGGCCGCGCGCTCGGAATGACGCCGTCCGAGATCGAGGCCCTGGGGTTGTCGCCCGCCGAGATGCAGCGGCTGCTCGCAGGATTCACCGAGGAGACGGTGGTCGTCGGCTCCCGCGCGCAGCCGCGCAGCGCCACCCAGTCGGCGGTCCCCGTGGACGTGTTGTCGGCCACCGACCTCGTCAGCCCGGGTGCGGGCGATCTGAAGGACCAGCTCCGTACCGTCATCCCGTCGTTCAGCACCAACTCCCAACCGATCAGCGGCGTATCGACGGTGGTCCGTCCCGCCATGCTTCGCAACCTGGCCCCGGACCATACGCTGGTCCTCGTCAACGGCAAGCGC includes the following:
- a CDS encoding lipocalin-like domain-containing protein translates to MMTPRSRTHRSRYTVPITRERRRSSMRNLRIALIAIVVGLPFALGGCAAETPAPAAEEAAVDAAGPRDPFVGTYELIGRNVKDENGEYVPVEDFNSLGYITYSDRGYMAVNVMPLDREPFADGSNPTPEEVQVALQGYTGYYGPFSVHEDEDGGYLIHHRTGQINPGGEVDAKRYYDLVDDKLILTPASDTGMKHDANRQVVWQRLPDVELSEEAQRFLGHRELLYTTRYTVQDGEPVEDGERNESRAGSVILYTPTGHMMVHLMAREGRTPYAGDTPTPEESMAAYRTYGGYFGRFTVHEDADPIYVVHHQEGRSRPTTGVTDAERLYQLDGDVLRLGGRPSENEDGDLAGGHLYWELMPHREE
- a CDS encoding PQQ-binding-like beta-propeller repeat protein is translated as MRAPDRRRPTVRGWSLGVSFGAVVALAFVPATVAGQQQQQRRTPAGYTAEQADAGFEAYQQRCAVCHGANLDDGPFAPPLRGAVFRETWLPRSVEALFRLTAETMPQDLPGTLDDYTVTELVALMLQENGVEPGAAALPSDPTLMAGLSPGWSSLGGGLSPGASLPPWPAPWNPLDTMQPVTDEMLHDPPAEDWLLWRRTYGAYGFSPLDRIDKKNVADLRVAWSWALPQGPNESTPIVHDGVLFVHGYGDRVQALNAANGDFLWQYTRRLPRDVSPSLKRGMSIHGDRLFVPTSDAHVVALDAKTGNVVWDTQVGDLDAGLRMTGGTLVARGKVMVGTMGRHAGGNYVVALDVETGEEAWRFGTIPAPDDPGGHTWNGIPHVERNGASVWIPGSYDPVSNLAFFGTGNTYDTAPLRDPTGPPGTNNDGLYLDATLALNPDTGELAWHFQHQANGQWDLDWAFERQIAELPFGGESKSVVVTIGKQAIFDFVETATGEYVSSIDLGLQTGITYIDPVTGRKTQDPTLIPGDGETKRLCPHVGGGRSWQPTAYDPGTHIAYIPIIEACMDLVPVGEGERGSLTTGVRWTVRPRPESDGRYGRLEAIDLATGETAWISRQRAPQTTAALATAGGLVFAGSLDRRISAYDAATGDRLWATRLTEVPNAPPITYAVDGRQYVAVIVGSGGYLTRAYSMLAPEIRNPPDRAAALFVFALPDDDATVSNAP
- a CDS encoding AAA family ATPase encodes the protein MLTKLTVRNFKRFGEVEIELGDPVVFIGPNNSGKTSAMQALALWDIGLKRWNEKRSGKSTPEKRPGVTVNRRDLVAIPIPDANLLWRGMHVRDVRREDGRQTTRNIRIDLVVEGVTADERWLCGLEFDYANEESFYCRPLRETDGRTPERMPIPDAAGGVRIAFLPPMSGLAATETRLAHGAVNVRIGEGRTAEVLRNLCFRIHEEQPARWNGLVEHVGSLFGAELDPPRYVPERGEIVMGYREQGARLDLSSSGRGLQQTLLLLAYMYANPGAVLLLDEPDAHLEILRQRQIYRLLTDVAAESGSQIIAASHSEVLLNEAAGRDVVVAFVGPPHRIDDRGSQVLKALRDIGFDQYYQAEQTGWVLYLEGSTDLSILRAFARRLGHERALRVLERPFVHYVGNLPTAVQSHYHGLREALPALRGVAIFDRLEGVPRDIAPVDCLMWKRREIENYVCSRATLESYASTSTPEEAEGPLFTAAEAERRLGVMRTAIDEIRSALDTLGKGSPWHPDTKTSDEFLTPLFETYFSRLGLPNLMAKKNFHVLAEYVPDDEIDSEIGDKLDAIARVAESATPAG
- a CDS encoding cupin domain-containing protein, with the translated sequence MSWKLRERLRVGLLVGVVATVAVVWIGQPTASGQENPFTGTSFRLDAGDVRVSSRGFEAGARTHWHTHSEQLLFVKEGGLRYQVEGQPVRDIGLHETAHLPRGVRHWHGAIPGEALTHVSITFPNEAGEHLTIEWLEPVTDEVYGSGAGQ
- a CDS encoding glycosyltransferase family 4 protein, which encodes MRILHVADRLSGRGGADLALLGLLDALSDDHDLHLAAGRDDGNVSPPCPLSIVPGLDSRTRAEAALDSVLARVRPDLVHVHNVVNPAVLEWASRVDALMTVQDHRFFCPGRGKWTLDGRVCGDPMRREVCVGCFDDSTYFEETLRLTADRLEPLKRMRLTVLSAYMRCELIRVGVPADRITVVPPVAYGLDLAARADGPPCVLFVGRAVEAKGIGDAIEAWRRSRSVLPFVVAGTGPLRQEIETAGIEVLGWLDRRRLCAAYRRAAVVVLPSRWQEPFGIVGLEALTLGTAVAAWDSGGVREWHPGGELLAPWGDVDALARAIRVGPGCRVDSPRGFERDLLIRRMEAVYAAN